One part of the Candidatus Kouleothrix ribensis genome encodes these proteins:
- a CDS encoding ClbS/DfsB family four-helix bundle protein encodes MQTEPSSERIKAFVLDLLRQGHSDDLAFAQALTETDRAAAGADHFWSAKDHFSHRTFWHHDVIDKVRAVEHGGPVPVAAVDEDQINAQVWNAHRLRPWADVFAAYIDSNAQILTLVDSIDASALTTPGRYAWLPAWAPGYATFLGNCYEHDQEHLMQYWLDRGDVARAVRARQACEQRIIDSPLPDWVRGWFSYNTACFYAAANQREAAVEALQRATTYDPRLAERAQTDPQLAALGGT; translated from the coding sequence GTGCAAACCGAACCATCCTCAGAACGCATCAAAGCGTTCGTTCTCGATCTCCTTCGACAAGGCCATAGCGATGATCTTGCGTTCGCTCAGGCACTTACGGAAACCGATCGTGCTGCGGCGGGTGCTGATCATTTCTGGTCAGCCAAAGATCACTTCAGCCACAGAACGTTCTGGCATCACGATGTCATCGACAAAGTCCGGGCGGTAGAGCACGGCGGGCCGGTGCCTGTTGCTGCGGTGGATGAAGATCAGATCAATGCACAGGTTTGGAATGCGCATCGGCTGCGGCCATGGGCAGACGTGTTCGCTGCCTATATCGACAGCAATGCACAGATTCTGACGCTGGTTGACAGCATCGATGCATCTGCCCTCACGACGCCTGGTCGCTATGCGTGGCTGCCTGCTTGGGCACCCGGTTATGCCACCTTTCTGGGCAACTGTTATGAACATGATCAAGAACACCTGATGCAATACTGGCTGGATCGCGGTGATGTGGCGCGTGCCGTTCGAGCCCGCCAGGCCTGCGAGCAGCGGATCATTGACTCGCCCTTGCCGGATTGGGTCAGGGGTTGGTTTAGCTACAACACCGCCTGCTTCTACGCAGCTGCCAATCAACGGGAAGCAGCCGTTGAAGCGCTCCAGCGCGCCACAACATATGACCCGCGCCTCGCAGAACGGGCACAAACCGATCCACAGCTTGCCGCACTCGGCGGCACGTAG
- a CDS encoding alpha/beta hydrolase: MNTVDIGTARIAYRIFGSGPIKIVIEGSLNSCNAEWWNFCSDLIDLPVLVYDRAGYGNSTKSSLDRTPKNIVYELSELLNKFETEKELIIVGHSQGGLYATLFALVHPEKTKAVILLDPLSLTDGRFKTELNEKEFYSSGVDKTKALKMGKVLTGMRFGFIIRGLLKKAPPFYYEKYDKEAEKYILSALTQKKQYETALLEYENAHKAENLKVFIGKIQKPVLLIRHNDKKMIEEMMYFGNCEKAVAEKIEYLWQSVMRDMLQFSNNAEEISAENSSHYIHLTDRKLVIDKIKGFI; encoded by the coding sequence ATGAACACGGTTGATATTGGTACTGCCAGAATTGCCTACAGAATATTCGGAAGTGGCCCAATCAAAATAGTCATTGAAGGCTCGCTTAACTCATGTAATGCAGAGTGGTGGAATTTTTGCAGTGATTTAATCGATTTGCCTGTACTTGTATATGATAGAGCTGGCTATGGGAACAGTACAAAATCATCATTGGACAGAACCCCAAAGAATATTGTATATGAGCTATCCGAGTTGCTGAATAAATTTGAAACCGAAAAAGAACTAATCATTGTCGGTCATTCGCAGGGTGGATTATATGCAACTTTATTCGCATTAGTACACCCAGAAAAAACAAAGGCTGTTATTTTACTTGATCCGTTATCGCTTACTGACGGAAGATTCAAGACTGAGTTAAATGAAAAGGAATTCTACTCTAGCGGGGTAGACAAAACGAAGGCATTGAAAATGGGAAAAGTATTAACCGGTATGCGGTTTGGTTTTATTATAAGGGGCTTGTTAAAAAAGGCGCCACCATTTTACTATGAAAAATATGACAAGGAAGCTGAGAAGTATATACTCAGTGCATTAACTCAAAAGAAGCAATATGAAACTGCACTTCTTGAATATGAAAACGCCCATAAAGCGGAGAACCTTAAAGTGTTTATTGGAAAAATACAAAAACCAGTATTACTAATTAGACATAATGACAAGAAAATGATTGAAGAAATGATGTATTTCGGCAACTGCGAGAAAGCTGTCGCCGAAAAAATAGAATATCTATGGCAATCAGTAATGCGAGATATGCTACAATTTAGTAATAACGCAGAGGAAATATCTGCGGAAAACAGTAGTCATTATATTCATTTAACAGATCGAAAACTAGTTATAGATAAAATAAAAGGATTCATCTAA
- a CDS encoding MoxR family ATPase, with protein MNPQELTTYLDGLIRHNIRISTMIWGPPGIGKSSVVAQTAQAHGLAFADVRLSQLAPTDLRGLPVPENGVSRWYPPEFLPRDGAGVLFLDELNMAPPAMQGVAQQLILDRRVGSYVVPEGWFIWAAGNRKEDRSVVFDMPAPLANRFLHLEVAPDFDSFKAYALERSLHEQILAFLSFRPTLLHRLDPQQPAWPSPRSWEMASTLHLAELEIAPVVGAAAAAEFHAYIELYSALPDLDRILHGTGERVPFPSEPSARYATVIGLTLRAADAQQGYHALAWLANTAAAEWVQLFATDIFRRMRTLGQMGLFAQHVLADEKLQVFLQAYERMIT; from the coding sequence ATGAACCCGCAAGAACTTACTACCTACCTCGACGGGCTCATCCGCCATAACATCCGGATCAGCACCATGATCTGGGGGCCGCCTGGCATCGGCAAGTCGAGCGTTGTCGCGCAGACTGCGCAAGCCCACGGGCTGGCCTTCGCCGATGTGCGGCTCTCGCAGCTGGCCCCGACCGATCTGCGTGGGCTGCCGGTGCCTGAAAACGGCGTCTCGCGCTGGTATCCGCCCGAGTTCTTACCGCGCGACGGCGCCGGTGTGCTGTTCCTGGACGAGCTGAACATGGCGCCGCCCGCTATGCAGGGGGTTGCCCAGCAGCTCATTCTCGACCGGCGGGTCGGCTCGTATGTCGTGCCGGAAGGCTGGTTTATCTGGGCCGCAGGCAACCGCAAGGAAGATCGGTCGGTCGTCTTCGATATGCCCGCGCCGCTCGCCAATCGCTTCCTGCACCTCGAGGTCGCGCCAGACTTCGATAGCTTCAAGGCTTATGCGCTGGAGCGCAGCCTCCACGAGCAGATCCTGGCGTTCCTCTCATTCCGCCCGACCCTGCTGCACCGGCTCGATCCACAGCAGCCCGCCTGGCCCTCGCCGCGCTCGTGGGAAATGGCCAGCACGCTGCACCTGGCCGAGCTAGAGATCGCGCCGGTTGTGGGCGCCGCAGCTGCCGCTGAGTTTCACGCCTACATCGAGCTGTACAGCGCGCTCCCCGATCTGGATCGTATCCTGCACGGCACTGGCGAGCGCGTGCCGTTTCCATCCGAGCCATCGGCGCGCTACGCAACTGTGATCGGGCTGACCCTGCGCGCCGCCGATGCCCAGCAGGGCTATCACGCGCTGGCCTGGCTGGCGAACACTGCTGCCGCTGAGTGGGTGCAGCTCTTCGCCACCGACATCTTTCGACGTATGCGTACGCTCGGGCAGATGGGCCTGTTCGCGCAGCACGTGCTGGCCGACGAGAAGCTGCAGGTGTTCCTCCAGGCCTATGAGCGGATGATTACATGA